ctaatatacacatttatatgCACGCCTTAccataatatatgtatttttgtacacattaattGCCTGGAGCGTTGCATTGCAAACTGCAGAGAGGCTCACATTTCAAAGGAGAgcagtgtttcagtttgcatattgttttggaaaatacaAAGCTTTCAAGTTCACCTTTAACAGTGAACTGGAGCGAATTTCTCCATGTGTGTGAAGGGGGGCAGGTTATACCAAATTGAACAGCGACAGGGGCAGGCAGTTTTTTAAACCCTACAACCATGCTGTGATCCCAATCCCACAGCCCTGCCTTTGCTGTTTGTTTAGCCTAATTCAGCTACCCAACAGCAGCAAACTCCATCTAGCTTGGCCAGTACATCAGTGAGAGCAAGCAAACCTCTCAGGACTTGGAAGGCCTGCCGTGGGGAGTCAGGGAGCTGGGAGCAGGGACATGAGTCAGGTCTAAACAAGGAGGGGGgtccatttttcttttgtgtgCTGCTCTCACTTCTGAAAACAATGTTTAGGAAACatgtgcttttcttcttttcttttgttttcttgctgTGACACCCAACAAGTGTTTCTTATAATTGTATAAACAATCCTCCTCAACTCCCTGACATTGTTTTCACCTTTGGCTGCTTATTTCTGTGTACGTGATCAGAGGGCCAAACATCTGCAGGGAAGGCGGCGTGCTTTCTTGTGGTAGACAATGAGCAAAGTACAAAGATACCTGCTAAATTTATAGTCTAGCTTTGAAAGAGATGCATGCAATGGAATATAAGAAGGAACCAAGGCACAAGGAAGACGGAAAAGGGCAGCACTATGAAACTGGACCACCAGACTATCTATTTTGGCAAGCTGATGAGAAGGTGGCATTGCACCTTGCAAAGCCCCCAATCTCTCTACCCCCTTAAAAAATCCATGCCTACTGCAGACTCCTTTCTCCCACCAGCAAGGCTAGGAAAATACACAGATCAAGAGTTCTTGCTGGAAATTGCAAGAGGGTGTTTTCCGTTTTGTTCTATCCAGCCTGACAGTGCTCCAGAAGAGGATGGTTCCGTTTGACACCCCTCAAAAGCTATTTTGATGAGCtaagccaggagtggggaacattttttcagGCCAGGTGCCACCTTCCTTCAAATCCAGCCTTctggggggccacatgccagaggaACAAGGAAATGGAATAGTGGGTGTGGTGAAAATGAAAGTGGGTGTAGTCAGAGCTGATATGGGATACATATAGGCACACAACATGTGGCACACACAACACATATTGACACAACGCGTGGGCACAAAATAGCCACGAGAGCCAAGATGGAAGAGTCATAAATAACTGTCCCAGTCAAGGAGGTTGGCAGGGATGTTGGTGGTGGGGTCACCGCTCACAAGACTTGTGGGAATAGGAAAAAAAGAAGCGAAGGGGAACCCGCAGAATAGAACAAGATGTTTCCAATTATCTACTCGAGGACACATGGAATATTCATGAATACGGGATGTACCTTAGTAActggatctggggctgcagcctCTACAAACGTCAAGTGAAGCTACGAAGGACACCTCAGGGTCACGAACTGGGCTTTTCTATTTAGTgcaaacaacacattttaaatggcTGTTGACACAGTACACGAGTAGGATTACCACCGTCAGGGCAGCTTATGCCAAGTACACAATGCTTTAGCAAAGTACTAAAGCTGGTGGGACAGAAGGGAACCAGCAACAAAACCACCCACAGCCATTGAGGTCACTTCTGACATCATTACGCCATCATTTTCACAATCTGTCTTCAGTCCACGTTATTTCCTGCAgttgtcaggggtggggaagtgaTGTATCAGAAGCACAAATGGGAAATGGAGCAAGTTACAGAGCCAGGGGGTCACAACACGAGACTGCTTCTGGCATTGTCAAGTGTTTCGTAAAAATTGAGGCTCGAGACAACCAACCTCTTCCAGGTCACGTCTTAAACCAGCTTCTGATGGGATATTTAAACTGTGTGGAACTCTTCTGCTGTTAGTTACCAGGAGCATTTGACTGCAGTCTACTTACAAACAAGTAGCGTCTTGTTCCATTGCGgaattgaaacattaaaaatactCAGCTTCCAGGTCACTTGAAAGCTTATTTGAGAAGCCAAGACATGCATGAAGACTCCTGAGATTTGCAGCACCCTTCAGTCCCTGAAGAAAATACGTTTTCCTAATGGTTGTGGTTTCTCTGCAGTGCCTGCAGTGTATATAGTCCTATAAACTTCTACAGACCCTCTAAGTGCCTCTTTTTTCTAGGGATAGTCtcagatttgcagaagccatcacagcttctgatttgattccagaatgtcccacatttccttaggacatccctattttcacttgggaaatgttggagggtatggagttatgtgacccccaagccaaggagataagtaactctacaatttttagaagatatctgaaggcttttaatgtttaatgttttattatgtttttatatttgttggaagctgcccagatgggcagggtattattattattattattattattattattattattattattattattgaatagggcgtccctattttcaccagagaaatgtgggagggtatgctGCTATCTTAGGGTGCAGGGGTTATTATTAAGATTCATTAATCCattcagaataaaatattttgtgtGGTTCCCAAAGCTGTGATGCTAAGCACAAGTTGTTTGGCAGTAAGTCTTGTTGAACTCGATGCCATATTCCAAATGGTGTCTTTCTGCCCCCAAGGAACAGGCATGAGCGCAACTTCTAAAACAGGCCCTACTGGCTTTATACTCAGATAGCCTAGTTAAGACGGAGCCAACACCAACCCCTTTGTTGCCTCGCGCTGTCAGTTTCATGGAGCTGCTGTCCCACAGCTGCCTGGGAGCTTGGCTCCCTCCCCATGCGGAAGAAGCAAGCTGACAAGCTGAGCAGTTGGCAGGCTTCCGAAAGCAACATAAATCACTCCGGATTTTCCACTGCAGCAAGCAGACCTCCAATGGCCAAAAGGCATGAATCGGAGCAGAAAGCGGGACCTCAGAAGCAAAGGTGCTGAGGGCACACGATCCGCCTTctgtctggctgctgctgctcctgcacaTCAGCCGCTCCATAGCGATCGGGCCAATTAATGAAGCGCGAGCCCTGAGCTGCTTTGGCACCCACACGCAAGCACTTCGTGAACCTCTGACCAGTTCTTTTTCATGTTAAAAGTGTCACTGTTTGATATATCATCCAATCCCCAGGAACCACCAGCATCGAACATGTCCTCAGCAAAGCAGTCCATGGACATGAAGTACAATCACACCAATATACAGTCAGGTATCTGTGGATGATGGGGCAAGAATGCTAAAGGATTCTAAAAGACTAGAAACACATTTCTGTGCATTTCCACTCAAAAGCATACCTTGCTAAAATTTGGTAGGACTTGctcccagttttgtacatttaGAAAATGGCAGCCttagtaggtaaaaggtaaaggtaaaggacccccggacggttaagtccagtcaaaagcgactatggggttgcagcgctcatctcgccttcagGCTCATctgtgtccacagacagctttcatgtggcacaacagaacaccgtgatggaaagcagagcacatggaaaaggcgtttaccttcctgccgcagcagtacctattcatctacttgcactggtgtgctttcaaactgctaggttggcaggagctaggacagagcaacgggagctcactccataacagggatttgaaccactgaccttctgatcggcaagcccaagaggctcagtggtttagaccaaagcgccacctgcatcccaatagAGTATCATTTCATAAGTGGCAAAGAAGAGCCAAAAGATGATGTTCAGGCGAGTCATGGATCCTCCATCCACACTCCCAGGGAAAAGTCATGACTCTGCCCCTTGGGACAATATATATGTTCTCAGCAGGGGTGTCGTTCTCATATACAGAGTCTGTTTCCGTTTTATAGAGTTTTTCTGAATCATCTCTCTGGCTGGTGAGAACTTTTAGGGGTTCAGTGCTACCCAGGTTTGATTTCCTTTGGAAGAAAACCACAGGGGGCTTATGGGATTTGgtgatatttcactttatttacaaatatacaggttgAGCATAAGTGGAGGGACAGCTTAAGACACTTCAACAGACAGCCAAACTTTTGTTCTTCTGCTGTGGTCCTAACCCTTATTTTCCATCACTCCCTCCAAATCCCCAGAGAGCAGGACAAATTTACCATTGCTTGGGCATCCCTTTTGTTGTCTgagccattccccacccccacccaacctTTCACCTCTTTGGATTTGGACTCCCATGAGAATGTTCCCGGGCTCATTCCTAATTTTTAATGCTTAGTCCTTTGGTTCAGAGACAGCACCGACCGATGAGGGGACGTCTCCTGCTCCCTCTTTTATTCCATAGTACATGTCATCCTCTTCTACACTATGCATAGCTCTGTGTTCCAGTCGTTCAGGCTCTACTGTAGCCAATGCCCCATCTCCTCTGGGGGCAGGAATAGGGCAACGGCTTTGGTTAGGTGCCGTTAACCTTTCATTGTTTTGACCTTGACCTTCCGCCATCAGGGAATCGATCAGGGCAAAATCTTCATAGGAAGGAAGCTTGAATCTGAGCTGGCTTTCTGTTGGAGACATAGGCTTCGAGACATTTTCCCACCTCTGTAGAAACGGACTGTTGGCTGCAGATTCCACGGAAGAGGCGTCAGCTTCCTCTTGGAAAGAAGCCAGTGGCGCCTGGTTAGGAAACTTTTCCGACTCACTAGAATTTAAAGAGAAGGTTCATTGAAGGACATAGCTTCCAAGGCTGATTGTTGAGCTGTTTTGTGTTTCTACTAGGACGTTTATAGTAAATCAAGCCGGGCAGATGCTGTGCTTTTCACCGGCACATCCCTGGTTCTGGAATGACCAGctgttattgatttatttaacttGGTTTCTAAGGGTAAATTAAATATTATTGACCATGCCAGCCCAACAGCATTGTTTTGATCTTGAACTCAAGAGTCACCAAtgtggtcccctccagatgttcttggacccaactcccatcatccccggccagcatgcccaatggtctgaGTTAACAGGAGTTGCACTCCACCCGGAAGGTATTGGGCTTGTGATGCCTGCTTTAACTAGAAGGAACAACACCGGGCAGAACAGACTGTGTTGGCTTTTCGTTGATACAGAGCTAGCATGCATCTTATATTTAGCTCCACCTTCTATGGGGATGGTAACATTAGCTGATTAATCTAACAGATTAATCAACTAATGTTGCCAATCTGTTAGATTAATCAATTAAAGAACATaaaaacgtaagaagagccttgctctggatcaggccagtggtccatttaATCCAACATCCTCTTGTCACAGTGGCCGACCCCTGTTCAGTTTTGTTCAGTTCGAAACGAGCTCCCAGATAAACAATCAgtggtgcgctctctctctctctctctctctctctctctctctctctctcgcatgcactttatatatatacagtgtgtgtgtgtgtgtgtgtgtgtgtagtacatATATATCATTGCACCATATCTCACACATAGAAAAGGATATAATTTCTAACATAGAATATTACATATTTGCAAAGATTGTGTCTGTTCTGACACCTGCATTAGTAACATTGTTTTATGCAgatgttcatttattcattttgtttAATCAAGCAATGAAAATGCATACAACCAACTAATATTTATATAATTTGACAACCATCCCACCATtgcaacttttctctatccagaGTGCCTAATAGAAATCACCAAGAGTGACCATAAGGTTCAGGGTGGTGTGCAATTCAAACCAGCCCCTGAAAGCACCGCATGAGCTACTCACCAGTACAACCTTGTAGAGTCCTTCTGGGACATTGGGTCCTTGCAGGAGTCTCCATCGCTTTCTGAATCCCTGTGGACCTCTGCCTTGGCCTGTACAGCAGGCTGGGTACATCCTTCTGCCCTGACCGGTGGAACTGGGGCAGACAGAACACCCACAGATTCTGCACCTGCCACTTTCATCTGGATCTGTTCATAAGACGGCAGGCTTTTCTCATAGACTTCAGCTTCTTTCTGGCTGGTGTAAGGTGTCTGGGAACTGAGCAAACAACATGAGAAAGTGGAATATTACTTCACCAGATTTGTTACATCTGTTATTAACAGGGGAAAGAAATCTGATTATTTGCTGATTC
The Podarcis raffonei isolate rPodRaf1 chromosome 6, rPodRaf1.pri, whole genome shotgun sequence DNA segment above includes these coding regions:
- the BSND gene encoding barttin, producing the protein MAEEKTFRHGLIVLGVFLVMIGMFIMSVDKPQIYITFCTLGALVIAAGIIWSMCQCYPKIRVVSVDVESEKFLVKNTAASSVQNEIPEKNSSQTPYTSQKEAEVYEKSLPSYEQIQMKVAGAESVGVLSAPVPPVRAEGCTQPAVQAKAEVHRDSESDGDSCKDPMSQKDSTRLYCESEKFPNQAPLASFQEEADASSVESAANSPFLQRWENVSKPMSPTESQLRFKLPSYEDFALIDSLMAEGQGQNNERLTAPNQSRCPIPAPRGDGALATVEPERLEHRAMHSVEEDDMYYGIKEGAGDVPSSVGAVSEPKD